The Cervus elaphus chromosome 9, mCerEla1.1, whole genome shotgun sequence genomic interval GGATATCTGCTAAACTAATAGCCCTAGGTAAGTTTTGCGGACAAAGTAGCCACGGTCTCTGCCGCCAGGCTTTGCCGAACGGGCACCGCCATCATCGGAATAGGGATCAAAGCGGTTCATCGACCTGCACTTGGCACAGAGGCCGGCTCTGCTCATCCCCGGCCCAGCCTGTCCGCCTCCTGCCTTCACGCACGACCTTGGAAGCCTCACTTCTGAGTCTCAGGGTCCCTCGGCCACGCTTTCCCCGCAGACCTCTCCAccacccatcccatcccccaaCCTCCCGCTGCCACCTACACCTCCACCACCGCCGCAGTGCCGCCTGCTCTGCGCATGCTCGGCGGCGTTGAGACGCGCGGCGTGCGAGGACGGAGACCACCGCGCGCAGGCGCATGACCGTCCCGCACAGAGTGGGGAGGCGCGTCGGGCGCTCTAGCTCTCTCTGGCCCCACCCACCTCTCCCCGACAGCCCCGGCTAGACGCGCACGCGCTCTAGGAGCGGAAGGGTGGGCGGGCACGCGCACGAGGACGGGCCAGCAGCGGAAGCGAGAGAGGGAGTtcgtggtggggggaggggaggtggcgaGTGCGCGCGCAGCGGGGGCGCGGGCAGCGTGGGGGGGGCGCCTGAGGCAGGCGGGCGCGCGCGCGAGGCTTACCCTcgctcggcggcggcggcggcggcggctgcggctgcTTCTTTGTTTCGTGAGGAGAAGCGAGACGCCCATTCTGCCCCCGGCCCCGCGtggaggggcgggggcggcgcCGGGAAGGCGACGGCGCCAGCGACTCCCGGTAAGGAACGCGGGTCGCGGGGGGAGCGCGGCGCGGGGCTTGGGAGGACGGTTTGAATGGAGCCGGGGCGCCGAGGGGGGAGGGGGCCGCCGGCGCCCGGAGCGGGGCCGGGGTACGGCGGCGCCCGAGGGTCAAGAAGCCTGGCCGGCACCGCGCGCGCGGGGAAGGCCACAGGCAGCGAGGCCTCGGCGACTACAGTATCCGCGGGCCGGCGGGGTGGGGGCCCGGGCCGCGTGGAGGCCGCGCGCCCCCCGCGCGCGCTCTCGCCGGGGTCGCTGGACAAAGCGCGTCGCCCGGTCGGCGGTCCAGGGGCCCACATCCCGGTGTCCGCCGGGGCTGCAACAATAGCCAGGCGTCCGGGCTTTTCTGGTTACGTTCTAACGGGTCCGACTCGAATGTTGCCTTTTGGCGAGGCTGCAGTCGGAGCTCAATAGAAAAAACCCCAGGTGTGTCCAGCGTCGCCCGGACACGAACATTAGCAGCCCCCCTGGGTTAGCCgacctgaa includes:
- the LOC122699517 gene encoding basic proline-rich protein-like isoform X6; translation: MWAPGPPTGRRALSSDPGESARGGRAASTRPGPPPRRPADTVVAEASLPVAFPARAVPARLLDPRAPPYPGPAPGAGGPLPPRRPGSIQTVLPSPAPRSPRDPRSLPGVAGAVAFPAPPPPLHAGPGAEWASRFSSRNKEAAAAAAAAAAERGYCATPLPPWRFLF